The following are encoded together in the Scyliorhinus torazame isolate Kashiwa2021f chromosome 6, sScyTor2.1, whole genome shotgun sequence genome:
- the exoc3 gene encoding exocyst complex component 3 codes for MEETDREAVWTAAQRVAGMLQRPDQLDKVEQYRRREARKKASVEARLKAAIQSQLDGVRTGLSQLHNALNDVKDIQHSLADVSKDWRQSINTIENLKDVKDAVVQHSQLAAAVENLKNIFSVPEIVQEACELIERGELLLAHRKLMDLECSRDDLMYEQYRMDSKNTHDMKLIQAYFTEVQNLSEQMGKQIWMLVQRSSVSVRSDPAQLVSVIRIIEREEKIDKRMLDRQKQTGFIPPGRPKRWKAKLFEVLEQTVANRIEASQSDTRELDKMWLVRHLELTRKYVLEDLLVMKNLMVQCFPPHYNIFRRLQNLYHDGLVARVEELASEELEANEIVSLLTWVLNTYRSADMMGHPDLAPEVDVKTLEPLLSNNMANALLTKYMTTLTSNIIGWLRKALETDKKDWKKEQEPEADQDGYYQTTLPAIVFQMFEQNLQVAAQISDDLKLKVLTLCLQQMNSFLSRYKDEVTLYKDDHLKDRQNPQFYIQYMIAVVNNCQTFKVSVKSLKKKYTNYELVMEEDHYANQPTIELTLDTIAKDGCAYLLDEVFLDLETYLQDLMTRKWLGGSNAVDIICVTIEDYFNDFAKIKKPYSKEITIEAHRRVVVEYIRTMMQRRITFRGLDERREGAERVIKDAEQFRFLFKKLSAGFGEDTDLLCDAIPALAEVLKLTDPSLLCLEVSTLVNKFPDFREEHITALMAMRGDASREMKQTVIEILWQNPTHPGPNFKPIFKDISVQNLTLSKLVK; via the exons ATGGAAGAAACTGACCGggaagctgtgtggacagctgcacAGCGAGTGGCTGGAATGCTGCAGCGGCCTGATCAGCTGGACAAAGTGGAGCAGTATCGCAGACGGGAGGCTCGGAAGAAGGCCTCAGTGGAAGCTAGGCTGAAG GCAGCCATCCAGTCCCAGTTGGATGGAGTGCGGACAGGGCTTAGCCAGCTTCACAATGCCTTGAATGATGTTAAAGACATCCAGCATTCCTTGGCAGATGTCAGTAAGGATTGGAGACAGAGCATTAATACTATAGAGAACCTGAAGGATGTAAAAGATGCTGTGGTCCAGCACAGTCAGCTGGCAGCTGCTGTAGAAAACCTCAAAAATATATTTTCAG TTCCAGAGATTGTGCAAGAGGCCTGTGAACTGATTGAACGAGGAGAGCTGCTTTTAGCCCATCGAAAATTGATGGATCTGGAGTGCTCTCGCGATGATCTTATGTATGAGCAGTATCGTATGGATAGCAAGAACACACATGATATGAAACTCATTCAAGCCTACTTCACTGAGGTGCAGAACCTCTCAGAGCAAATGGGAAAGCAGATCTGGATGCTGGTGCAAAGATCTTCAGTATCGGTCCGCAGTGATCCGGCCCAGCTCGTTTCAGTGATCCGAATCATTGAGAGAGAAGAAAAAATCGATAAGCGGATGCTGGACCGTCAGAAGCAGACGGGGTTCATTCCGCCCGGCAGACCAAAACGGTGGAAAGCCAAGTTGTTTGAGGTGCTGGAACAGACTGTTGCCAATCGGATTGAGGCCAGTCAGTCTGATACACGGGAGCTAGACAAAATGTGgcttgtgcgtcacctggagcttaCGCGCAAATATGTTCTTGAGGACTTGTTGGTCATGAAGAATTTGATGGTGCAGTGTTTTCCTCCTCATTACAACATCTTCAGAAGACTTCAGAATTTGTATCACGATGGACTAGTGGCGCGGGTAGAGGAACTTGCCTCTGAGGAGTTGGAGGCCAATGAAATTGTTTCACTTCTGACCTGGGTTCTGAATACGTACCGCAG TGCAGATATGATGGGACATCCAGACCTAGCTCCAGAGGTGGACGTGAAGACCCTGGAACCCTTACTGTCGAATAATATGGCCAATGCGCTTCTCACCAAATACATGACAACTCTTACA TCTAACATTATTGGCTGGCTACGGAAAGCACTTGAAACTGACAAGAAGGATTGGAAAAAGGAACAAGAGCCAGAAGCTGATCAGGATGGATACTATCAGACCACACTGCCAGCTATCGTATTTCAG ATGTTTGAACAGAATCTGCAGGTGGCTGCTCAGATCAGCGATGATCTGAAACTTAAGGTGCTGACATTGTGCCTTCAGCAAATGAACTCTTTCTTGAGCAG ATACAAAGATGAAGTGACTCTATATAAAGATGATCATCTGAAAGATCGTCAGAATCCTCAGTTCTACATTCAATACATGATTGCAGTTGTTAACAACTGTCAGACTTTCAA AGTATCTGTCAAAAGTTTGAAGAAAAAATATACAAATTATGAGCTAGTGATGGAGGAAGATCATTATGCTAATCAGCCAACAATAGAGCTAACTCTGGATACTATTGCCAAGGATGGGTGTGCCTATCTGCTTGATGAAGTCTTTCTTGATTTGGAG ACCTACCTCCAGGATTTGATGACCAGGAAATGGCTTGGCGGCTCTAACGCAGTGGATATCATTTGTGTTACCATTGAGGACTATTTCAATGACTTTGCTAAAATTAAAAAGCCATACAGCAAG GAAATAACAATAGAAGCTCATCGAAGGGTCGTGGTGGAGTACATCAGAACTATGATGCAAAGAAGGATCACCTTTAGGGGTTTGGATGAGCGCAGAGAGGGGGCCGAGAGAGTGATCAAAGACGCAGAGCAGTTTCGTTTCTTGTTTAAGAAACTTTCAGCC GGCTTTGGAGAGGATACTGATCTGCTGTGTGATGCTATTCCAGCTCTGGCTGAAGTCTTGAAGCTCACTGATCCTTCTTTATTATGTCTTGAGGTCTCTACGCTGGTTAATAAATTTCCTGACTTCAG GGAAGAACACATTACAGCATTAATGGCAATGAGAGGAGATGCCAGCAGGGAAATGAAGCAGACAGTCATTGAAATTTTGTGGCAAAACCCGACTCATCCTGGTCCTAATTTTAAGCCAATCTTCAAAGATATTTCAGTGCAGAATTTAACACTGTCAAAATTAGTCAAATGA